Genomic segment of Fischerella sp. PCC 9605:
TCTCAATAAACCCACTCTCATTGCCCTGCCCTTCGGGTTCGCAGCCACACAAGCAGGAGACCCCCAAGACCGTGCTGACTCACCATCTAGGCAGAAGCCCTACTCTACGAGAAGCCGCTTACGCGTCTACGGGTTCGCCAGTCCCCCCTCCGGGTTCACCACTTCCCCCTCTCGGCAGAAGCCCTTACGGGTTCGGAATCGCTCATGGGGGAAACCCCCAAGACCGCGTTCCTCACCAAGACGGGGAGTGGATTCACCATCTCGGCATAAGCCAAGACGGGGGCTGGTCTCACTAAGACGGCAAGTGGACTCACCTCCTCGAAAAATACGCTCGTTTTGACGAAAGATTTAACAAGGCGAGTCCGTATATGTCATGGTTTTGTCTAAGGGCGCGTGACTACCCCCCAACCCAATATTGACGCCCCATCGATGGTGGCTACCAATTCTCACCCCGAAAATCACCCTCCCCGTCGCAAAACAGCAACAGCGATCGCACTACCCAGTCCCCGTAGTCACCAAACTAAGCAAGGGGTGCAGGTTCGAGTTGGGAGCAAGGGAGAAATTCCTCCCCCTGCACCCTACAAAGTGCTCCCTACCTCTTCTCACCACCTATATAAATAAATAGATAGTGGGACTTAGACAAAAAATAGCCATAAAAAACGCTCAAATGTATATACAGAGGGAATTTGACATTGCTTTGCCTAGTTTATTGATATATCTGGGTTTCAAGCATTTTTGAGCAAGGGGTGTATTTTCCTTGCCCTGTATGAATTTGAGGCTTGTTTCTGCCTCAAAAATGTTTAAGTCCCGATAGTCAATCAATGACTACCATATTCCCAATATTGGTGCGATTCGTTGGCTAGAAATCAAGCCCAACAAGGCTTAGAAGGAATAGCCGCAAGGTAATGAACCTTGACAACTGAATGACAATGTAGGTGAGAATCCTACCCTCCAGGTGCAGGAGTGACAGCACTTTCTCTACGGTAGCGACTAGCCATCAATCCGTAAAGCGGGAATGAAAGGTGGCTCCACTGATAGCCTAAAATCGGTGTCCATCGAGCAAAGTGTCCATGAGTAAAGCCTCGGCTTGAAGATACGTCTTAATCATCGTAAGGAGTAAGTGGCTAAATAAGGCTGACAAGCCACAACCAAAAGGTAAAAGGATAACAAGAGATTGGCAGTTCGATATCTGACCAATATGCACCCTCAATAAACCTGGTGAATAGTATCACTCTAAAGACACATAGAATTGTCATTCGGAACGAAGTAACCCCATATTTACTCTTTGAGAGGTCGATACTCAAAGTAGGTGCGCTCCCAGATGTGATATGGGGAGAGATTGGGTAACAAGCGAATGCTTGACTGTAATGGTTAAGATATGCTGACGTACCCACGGTGGTCTGAACGGAAAAGTCCAAATAGGAAGTATATATGTCTAAAGCACTGAGCAATCAGATGATGGAATGGAATACGACACCTTGGCGTAAGCTGGAACGTCGTGTTCATAAGCTTCAGAAAAGAATTTTCCAAGCCTCAGTCCGTGGTGATGTCAAAGCAGTTCGCTCACTCCAGAAAACATTGATGAGGTCTTGGTCTGCCAAAGCCTTAGCTGTACGCAAAGTCACACAGGACAACCAAGGTAAGAAAACCGCTGGTGTAGACGGGGTTAAATCCCTCACACCAAAAGCAAGACTTAAACTGGTTACAAACCTGAGATTATCCAATCCGGTCAAACCATCCAGACGTGTTTGGATACCCAAACCCCCAAAGAAGGAAAAAAGACCGCTTGGTATCCCAACAATGCAAGATAGGGCAACTCAAGCGCTTGTCAAACTGGCATTAGAACCAGAATGGGAAGCTCGCTTTGAACCCAACAGCTACGGATTCAGACCTGGACGTTCAGTTCATGATACCATCGCAGCAATCTATACCAGCATTAATAAGAAACCCAAATGGGTGTTAGATGCCGATATATCCAATTGCTTTGATTGGGCATCTTGATACTCCTTTCAAAAACGCAAGTTCTGGAGTTCTCCAGCTTTGAGCTTTTGGAATTGTAAGAGTGTATCGGGAAGGTTAGGAAACAGATAAAGCCCGGTTGATTCATCCTTGCTAATGGCGATCGTTCCGTTATGAATGCGATCGTAGA
This window contains:
- a CDS encoding reverse transcriptase N-terminal domain-containing protein; the protein is MSKALSNQMMEWNTTPWRKLERRVHKLQKRIFQASVRGDVKAVRSLQKTLMRSWSAKALAVRKVTQDNQGKKTAGVDGVKSLTPKARLKLVTNLRLSNPVKPSRRVWIPKPPKKEKRPLGIPTMQDRATQALVKLALEPEWEARFEPNSYGFRPGRSVHDTIAAIYTSINKKPKWVLDADISNCFDWAS